The Larus michahellis chromosome 9, bLarMic1.1, whole genome shotgun sequence genome contains the following window.
GTTCTTTGAGATCAGGCACCGCAACTGCTGCGCTGAGGCTTACTGAGATACAAACCCATTTTCAGCTACTAAAAAGACATTTATTATCTTCCCTAGCTCATAGCATGAGAAGGTGGGGCTAAAGATTGACAATCTGAGACAAGACCAAGCACTTGGCTTTATAAGCCTTGGTGAGAAACGCTGCGCAATGTCTCTCGTCTGTCCTGCCTAATTGTGTCTGTGCTAGAGAGGACAGGACCGAGCAAGTGGAGATTCACGCACGGGTCCACAATCTAGAGACACAGCGGATCACACCTGAGAAGAAACAGTTTGTAATTATGTTTAGAATAAATCCAGCAAACATAAGAATATtataacactgacaaaaactttCAATTCAACGGTGTTTTATGGAGGCCAAATCCAAACGCATCCCTGAAGTGCAAATCTAAAAATCAATGTTTGATAATCGAGAcccttttttcttatcttttaaagCCCAAGttgcagaaaaacacatttcagctGCAATGCCATTGTTCACTATAAAATGAAAGTTACTCTCTTATTTATACGGTTGCTTACGTAGATTGTCTCGCTGGTACAGGAAGCAATCAGCAAGTTCGCTACTGATATACATCCTCCAATTTGACAGGTAATTTTTTCTAGCTTTCCAGAGACGAGTGCTCCTAACCCAGGGCTAGGGATCTTCTACAAGAGTGTAGAAGGACAGAATTCCTTCACTGCGCTCACGATGGACCACGAAATCCAAGGACTGCATTTATCACAGAGAATAAGGAAGCACTGGGATGGCACATACCTGCTCCTTCAGGTTTTCCAGTAATGTTTCTATTTTTAGTTTGTCTTCTCTCACTTTTTCTAACTCAGCTTCTCTCTTTTTATATTCATCTTGTACTTTCAAAAGATGCtggaagagaaaagataaaaCTCAGTTCTTAACCTGCCTTTCATCTCCTACtgtttagggaaaataaaaagaatatggGCTTTTCCACGAAGACCAGACAGACCATACTCAGAACAATTACAAGGTGAAGTATACAACAAGAAACCTTTTCTACAACGTACCTTAGAAATGTCTTTGTGAACACTATTAGCGTACAAAACCAGCATGACTCTGTAAACATGGGGCAGTAATTCCGTCATCAACAAGCCTTCCCCGCCTCTGAAATAAAGCACGTGCTGTGCGCTAGACTGCAGGTAAGCACAGACTCAGCACTTCAGAAGTCACAGTGTGGCCAAGCAAAGAGCACACAAGGAATCCATAAGGTACGCATTGTTTCCGTGTGACTTATCAGTTCATAAATAATCGCTGCTTTGAATGTTTGCTGGTTTGCGGTTTTCTTGGCAACACTGGAAATGACAGAAAGTTGCTCCCATTTGCCAGTCTTGATGCCACTGCCTGTTTGTGTTTCCGCCCCACACCACAGCCCCTTTGCCTTTCGAGCAAGGCCATGGCTATAGAAAAGTCGTGCCCACCTTCTGcatgccctgcagagcctgctggAGAAGCTTCATCTGCTGCTCCTTGGTCGTGTCCTCATCCCTGCTCGCtttgccctgctcctgctttAGCAGCTCCACCTCGTTGCGGTAGGCGTCCAGCTGCCAGCGCAGActgtcattttcttctttcagggcTTCCACCTGCGACACCAGCGCTGGAGAACAAGGCAGCAGGGACCAAGAGTCAAAGGACTGAGGGCAAGAAGCCCGCGGGTGCTCTCCCCCAGTGCACAGTGGCTCTGTAGCTCCCAGCGCCCAGTTACAAATCAAGAGTACCAAAATGAACTTCTCCCAACCACTGTTTGCGACGCCTCTTTAGAAAACAAGCTCCTCTGGACAAAGAGCACCTCTCGGTAGTAAGTGTAGATTTTTACCtgactcttctgtttctttcatctCTGATGGATCTTCTATTTCTTCATCAGACATTtccatttcctcctctcttcgAATACCCATTAGTTCATCGTTATGAATGTTACGAATTTCCTAAGGTTCAGAAAGTAGaggggttttttaaatactgatttcaAGGAACAGACTGGTTGGATAAAAAGATACTGAAATCTAAGTCTGAAAAATCCAACTCTGTGATACAAGAAAGGGgaaacgattaaaaaaaaaaaaatcggcacAGCCTATTAGATCAAGGACAATATCTTGCACGAGCCGATCTGTCAGTTCTGCTGGTATTACGGACTTGCCATCTGCCTTCTactctctgcccagggcaggcaccTCGCCTTTCCCGCAGGGTAGTTTCTTGGTGATCCCCCTCCCCGCATCTGCCCTGCCTGATGTCCACACGCCTCTCCTCGCTCAGCGCGGCCCAACCTCGGAACCTCCCCCGGGTCGCTGCCTCGCGTCCTCCCGCTCGCAGCGCACATCGAGATCAGAACCTCCCTGCCACCACgagctgctctgccctgccccacacaACAAGGGCTGTGCCACCCGCACCCCTCCCCGGGCTCCGGCTACCAGTCCAGCACTTGACACTACACCTCCGTAGCCCCCCGAGCCCCCGGgctctctgggcagcagcaggctgcagagcGGGGCCCTCCCTCCAGCAGGGACGCCTCTAAAGGTTACCCCTCAAGGCTGAGAGACCCCTTACCCCACATCTTACATCTATAACAAGGTAAGCAACAGTTTACATTCGGCCTAAAAGTATATTTTATTCTAGCAACACTTTTTAATAGATATATCCAGCTATAGCTTAATTATTAGAAGCAGAGTAAGCGACAGAGTGTTTGACCACTGTCTAATCACTGTCAAGTCACCATTTAATTACTATTCAATTATCACTTAACTGCCATTTGATCTTCATTCAATCATCGATTAATTATCATTTGATCATTGTTTAATCATCAATAAAACCCTTCTCATTAACCCCACAATGATGACTTCTCTTAATTCCCCTGCGACAGCTCCCCCACTGGTGATgtcccccccgacacacacagcCCGGTGGCCAGCGACCCATCTCcctggcatttctttctcccaCACCTTCCAAGCACTGGCCTGCACGGTGCCCGGTACCACCTCGCCATGCACCTCTCTCGCCCCGCTGCAGCACGTCCGTATCCACGATCCCCAGCGCTGCCCACTGCGTTCCTCCCTGCTCCGTGCCTCCTCCACGGCACTGCATGGCTGCACCACCAAAACCTACCTGAGACAGAGGtcacagcagctggaagcaggaatTGTAAGTACATAGACGAGGCCAGAGACAGCCCGGCCGCCTCCTGACCCTTATCAATGGCGGTGCAGCACCTGAAGgttctctcccctctcccactgtgctcagcccccaccaGTGACTCTCCCTCCGGCTGCTGGGATCCTCTCCACTCTCTGTCCCAGTCTTGGTCCACAGCAGGAATGAGAAAGGAACAGAGACGCTACCTCCTACACTGGTCCCTGAgccaccccagctcctgcctgtgcATGTCCTTTCTGCCCCATTCACCTCGTCCAGGCAGACCTGGCCAACCCCCCCTGCTCCTCCAGGCAAGGTCCTCTGCTCTGTCCCCTGCTCCGGAAGCAGAGCTCTGCATGGACACGCATCACCCTGTGTGCGAGGGAAGGCAACACTTAGCTCAGCCGCCCCATCCCTGCTGCGGAGTGGGACAAGCAACATTCGGAAAATGACAGTCAGTTATTGAAGGAGATGGAGATGCCATGAATACTTACTAAAGGCTAGCACAGGTGGCCAAGTGTCCCTACCCGGTGTCCATTTACCACAACTTCACTTGGTCTGTACACCCCAGAAACAGCCACAGGAGAAAATATGTAGAAGATTTGCTTATGAAATAATGTCCAGCTCTTTCTGGATTTTACTCTAATGGTCTGAAACTTTCAAAAACTCTGCTTGCCAGCACCAAGCACACATCCAAGAGCAGCCAAGAGCGATAACGACCATGCTTTCAGCTGGGATGAACCTTGGGGACAGCAATGGGGAAAGGGCAAGAACAAGGCAGACCCGAGCGCGACAGGCAGCACTGGCTACACTTCCAAAGCAACGGCTGCCTGCCCTGGAGGCCACCCGTAACATGGCAGCTGGGTTGGAGATCAGAGGAGAATCTTCCCGTCGTCTTTAATTGACTCTGCTCAATAGCTAACGCAGCCTCAAAGCTGGAGATGGCTGCGCAGAGTGGAGCACGCTCCGGGGCCAGGCTTGGCTATGCCATGGCTCACCAGCGCCCTGACTGCACCCGAGGCCAGCCCTGgatgggagaggaaaaagcaCCAGAGAAGCCAAATACTTGAGCGAGGCCCTTCCTAAGGAAGGGAACATGCTGGCTGGTAGCTGCCGTAGCATGGTGGTTCACCAGGTCTCAAGCTTCTGTGGCTTCTCAATGActgcctgcagctccaggacCTACCAGCACCGCCTGGGAAAGCCACCTTAAGTCACCAGTGTTAAAAACAAGACCCTGGCTCAGCCCAACAACTCCCTGCCACAGTCCCCTTCCTGAGCTGCCCGCCAGGCTGTCTGTGATGCGGTGACCCACAGGATTAAATTCTGCCAAAAGCTGTACCAAGAAGATGCATCCTGTGGGTCCACCTTCCTTTAAGAGAAGGCTCTAAGAAGGCTGAGCCCAGCAGCAAGTACTCCTGGAAGAGGCCTCACCAGTGGTCTCGCTGCCTCTTCCCACCAGGAGAACTTACCTTGGAACAAAAGACAGCTCCAAATGGAGAGAGTGCTCCCACCCCGGCATAGAAGGCAATCGCAGGAAAGAACAGGAGCACTAGGGCTCAAAGTGGAGGCATAACTGGAATCAGACTCTCCGCCTGGCTCATCAGGTATAAAAGGAAATGTTAGCTCCTCCTTTAGCTACTGCGTAAGGTTTGACTCAGTGGGATTTGAAAACCAAGTCCCAGAAGTGCAGTCTCACATGGAGATCACAGCTGAAAACTTCCTAGGAAGACACGGTCAATTAGAGTTTTCCAACGTTGTGGAGGATCGATCATCTGCTCCTTTACCAGGCCACTGGCTGGGTATTATCCAGCTCGACAGATTTCTCCCAGGTCGCAGCTATGCGGGGAAGTGGCCTGCACATACCCAACCGAGTGGTGATCagagaatcacagggttggaagggacctctggagatcatctagtccaccagCCTGTCAACTTTGCCCAGATTTAAATAATCTTAAAGGTGAAAGATGACTTCTGGCTTTGCTGGGATAGActtgtttttcatgtttgtaaCAGGGAACTCGATACTTGAGAACAACGCAGAACCATAGGAAGACTTACActggagggacgggatgccaaccggagggacctggacaggctggaggagtgggcccatgtgaacccatgaggttcaacagggcaagtgcagggtcctgcctctgggttggggcaaccttTGGTAtccatacaggctgggggatgaagggatggagagcagccctgccgagaaggccTTGGGGATGGCGGGCAGTGAAAAATTGGacacgagccagcaacgtgcactcGCAGGCCAATCGTATCTGGGGCTGCATCAcccacagcatggccagcaggtggagggaggggattctgcccctctgctctgctttgctgagacccccctgcagtgctgcctccagctctggggcaccaacagcagaaagacacggagctgtcggagcggggccggaggaagCCACAGAAATGGTCAGAGCTGGAggccctctgctgtggggacaggctgagagagctgggggggttcagcctggagaagagaaggctctggagagaccttactgcagcctttcaatacataACATGCAGAGAGGATATTGTGCAACCAAATTTGCACTCCCCATGATGGCCTTTCGATacataaagggggcttacaagaaagacagagagaaacttTTTACCAAGGGctgtagtgacaggacatggGGCAACGGTTCTCAACTGAACCAGGTTCAGACCGGACATAGGGAAGAAAAGATTTatgatgagagtggtgagacactgcaacaggttgcccagagaagctgtgggtccCTAACAGAAATCAGTGCACACGCCTGACGGACCGGCACGCTGCAGGGGTTTGGGCAGAACAGATGTGCTCTCCAGCCTGGGGGCTCTACTTGCGAGACAGACCCCTGAATATTGCAGAAGAGAGATTTGAGAAGGAGTAGCTGAACAGCATTTCAGCATCATACTGACAGAGTAAGTGAACAAGATGCTGTGGTTGAAAGCTAACCTCGCTCTTTATTTGCTACTCTACAGCTTCTGTATTACAGTCCTTTTTCCTAGGAATAACCAAGCACTTCAGAACATGCGTGTCTACAAGCAGCGCCTTTGCCCGGGTGGGGGTCATGAAGCATCTCCAGACTTCCAGCTCTACAGGCAGGCTCCCGCGGGATGGCTGTGTGCTAGAAACACTGAGGGCAATCCCCAGCTGGGACCCAGAAAACTGGTCTTCCAGAGAATTACCGGGCAACGTTAGGCAAATGCCTCTTCACTCggtgcctcccccttccccatctcAAGAGGGTTCATTCACTACTGGCTACATGGGGCTCTGGAAAGGCACTCGACGAGCCCCAGCACTCAGCACCTTTGCTTTGCAAGCACGCGAATTGAAACAAAGGAAAACGAAAACCCAAAGCTGTCATGCAGAGTAGGATTTGCCACACAAACCTGACTAATCAGCAGTGTGTGCAGACAAGACCCTCTTGGCTGTTGACACATCTGTCACGGGAACACTTGGACAATGGTGCCAAACACCCAGTTCCTTTCCAGTGCCTCAGCCGCGGCTGCCACCTTACGCATCCAGATTGATGTtcccagcacagctttgctgGGCGCTGCCAACCCACTGGGCTGGAAACCTTCACAAGGTTATGCTGAGATTAGAAAGCATCTGCTCTGCCTGATGTGTCAGAAGACACACAAATGACAAGATCAGCTCCAAACTGCTAGCATTTATGCAGTGAACAAGGAATGTTTCCAAACACAGGAGCATCTCCCTGGATTAGGATAAAAGGCAGGTATTTTTCATAGCAGTTCTTTTCTACACTTCAGATCTGGGTCCCGCTACTTCAAAAGACTCTCTATTGCCAGTGGCAGAAACCTGATTCAAGCTCCATCCTACTTTAAAAGCTTAATGAGcaagaaaaataccatttctttaTCTTTCCTCCAAAACTATTGGTACCCCGGGATGACAGTACTTCTGTTACCACTTCCCCTTTCTAGGGAAGGGACACAGAAGTGAGACTCCAGGGGAGACGAGCTCTGACCAGAAGATCCACCATGGGGCGCCTCTCGGTCACCCTCCACGCTCCCAGGAGCACAGCTGCCTCCTCCCGTCGTCCTCGGGCCAGACAAACATCAGGATGGGCCTCACTGCCAGAGGCAGCCAGCAACGCGACATCCCTACTACGCAGGGGACAGAAGGCAGCATGTATTGCATCACAGACTCCAGGAGAAGCATCTCCCAAAACCATCACTTTCCTGGGAGACCGCCTTTCTTTAccttagctttatttttcctgacGTTGTGTCTGACTGCAGTAAGATTTGATCAGATAAGGGACCGAGAACTACTCTTCCTCTTGCAGGAAGGGCAGTTTGAGCGACATGCCTTCTTCCATCATCCCCATCCTTGTCACCACCTTTAAACCCCGTATTTCACTAGCAAGGTGGCTGCATGGGGTAAACACGCAAATATGAGAACATGCTCCCTCAGGGTTTGCAGACTGTCCAGCTCTAATAATTTCCACCCCTCACTCTGTCAATAAAATGTGATAAAACAGATCTCTGATGACGCTtagggtttgttggttttgtttggttttttaacctCTCTCTAGAAGTCCCTCTTGCTTTAACATAAAAACCAGCAGAAACCAGAtcagtaattattattattgtgcaCAACTTCAATCAGCATACGGATCTCAATGCATTGCTACTAGTACCACAAAGACCAAGAGAAAATTGATTACCTGTAACACAAGAGACGACTGAGTAATTCCCATCTTACACTGCGAATTAAGGTGGTGTTATCCACGCGAGCACTGTGCAAACTTAACATCAATATCCTGACAAGAAAGAGACTGTGCTGGAGGATCTAACACAATAAAAAATTACCAACCTCTGCTTGTTTGCACCACACGCTGATGTTCTTACGCTGAGCTTTCGTGAAATGGTCCCAAGCCTTTTGTTTGGAGGCAGAATGGTACACGGCCACTATCTGCTCGACTGTAGTATCAAATCAGCAGTCAAATCAGGCCAGAATATCATCCAGAGAGGGCGAACAAGAGGAGTAAAGGAGTAAAAAAGTGGAATCAGGCAGGTGGTTTGGCTAACCTTTTCTTATAACACTGTACTGTGCTGCAGCTAGGCTCAGGAAAGGGACGCTGCGCCTGGAAAGAAAAGTGTGGACTTCACCAGGCCAGTGTCAAACGCCCACAGAGTAACGGTCAACTGGGGAAACGGCATCTGCGCTCAACTGGAAAAAAGGCAGGCACACGCTGCgctgaaaaatattgaaatccGCTGTGCAACGCTGCCTGTGAGTGTAACAAGCACACCCGGGTAGCACTCGCTCTCTAAAATGGGCTGGTTCGGTACAACTGTGAACGCTGGCACTTTGGGACTGCACCCACGGGGCAGAAGAGTGTCCAAAGGACGGTGCCACAGCCCGAGCACGACCACATCCCGCCCGGGCTGACCACGGACAAAGGATTCTGGCATCAGCCATCGGCTCTTTTAGTTCCGGAGATTTATTCCTTCTATTTCTCTAGAAAATCTGagggttttggaaaaaaatagaggttTTTTGGAAATACAAAGCACTTCTCCTGCATGAGAACTCACCCAACAGCAGAAAGCACATCTATCtaatatattaattatttttttcacccttGTGATGTTGTGGTAGGCATAATTCTTACAAAATAAGATCAGCTATCTGCCACTTAGATTAACCTGAGTGGCTGAGGTACCAGTGGGCGTTTTACGGAGCGGAGCTGAGTGCTACTGTCTGTGACTACTTACTCTGCAGGCCTTACTGTATTTCCCTCTGGATCGTGTGCCCGTATTTTTTACCATGAACGGAATtcaaaaaaaataactaaaaattaaGTGTTAAACAAATAAAAGCCGAAACTatcaaatataaatttttatatgAATATAACGTTCACAACCCAGCCAAGGGGCTCAAGGAGACTTCATACAATTGTGGAGAAGGCTCTCTGAAAGGtactcttaggaaaaaaaaaaagtaaaaaaataattcagacttACTAAAGAAAGGATGTTTAAGAGGCAATGAATGGTTTGAGGAACTGTTATAAATCACATCTTGGAACTAATATAGCCCATGCCTCTTCCTTGATTTCATGATTTAATAAAGAACTGGGATTTGAAAGACCCAGGTTCGAAATACTGTTTCGCACCAGGTTTTCAGCTGTGACTGAGAACAGGGTGTTGGGAACACTCTGCTGCGTCCTACCTTTGGCGAATAAATCCTGCACACTTCGCTGAGGCACCAGATTACCAGGAACTTACCTTGTCTGTGCACAGAAGTGGAGTTGAAAAGATGACAGAACTACTAACAGACTataattaaaagaggaaaaaaattaagaattcacTCTCTCCTCCCCCCAGATGTGGGCTCTTACTCCAATAAAAAGTACCACATGAAGCTTTTGCCAAGTTAATGACACACGCTAATAAATTAACTGTAGCTGCACGGAAGcaattgctgcttcttttcctggAGCCCTTTTAGCATGGCCTCTCCAGAGTCTAGAAATTAAGCGTCTTCCCTACAACAACAGACAAACGACATTCAGCGCAGAAGCACTACTCACACTGAACCAGAATCCCTGAGAGCGCGAGTTTGAATTTCTCTTTAGCTTCTTCCATCTCTTTCTCATGAGCTGCCTTCTCGTTCACCAGTCGGCGAATGTGGCTGTTGGCCGACTGGATCATGGAGTAGAAGTTGTTGGCCGTCCTCCTGTTCACTTCTCCCCGCTCTATCCAGGTCAGCAAGGTCTGGATGGCTTCCAAgaactttgtgtcatctgcagcgAGAAAGGACACCTTTACACCACAGAAGTCCAGGGCCTGCTGCGCAGCTTTCAGACCCTTCTCAGGCACCACTGAACTGCTCTCTTACTTCGGGCGACTAATTACAACTCTTGAAAGCACGGTATTATCTGAATACAAGGCTATAGAAAGGGAGGCAAGCCAAACATCAAGCTTATGGAGCAAACCAGCTGTTGAGGTGCAACAAGAGGACACCAACTGCTGGAAACCTACCGGAAAACTTCATACGTCTCTTCAGATGTACtctttcatgaaagaaaatatCCTCCAGCTCCAAAATAATCAGGCCACACGTAGGTCTTAGGCTTCAAAGGTCTTAGGACTTACACTACTCCTTTTAACATGCACAAAAATGGTTTGGCAGAAACTATCGTACTCTAGTATGGGTttgtgtttcatagaatcatagaattgcccgggttggaagggacctttccgatcacctagtccaaccatcaacctaacactgacaaaaaccatcactaaaccatatctctaagctctacatctatccatcttttaaGTAACTCCAGGGACGGTGAAAAGACCACCATTTACAAAAAGACCAACAATTCTGAAAAAGAGATGGCCAGGAGAGCTGCTGTGTGCAGGCTGAGGGCTCAGCAAGGCTTAGATGGCACCATCATTTCCGTTCAGCAAGATGAGCCCTGGAGAATACAAGCCTCTGTCCCAGCATCTGCGCAGAAGGGTGGCCATGGCCCGCAGAACCACTTACCTTTCAGCTTTTCAGCGACAACACTACACTCGTGGTCGGAATAATGGACGACGGGAGGTGGGGAGGGCGGGCGGAAGCGCTCCTCTTCCAGCCTCCTGCGATGGCGCTCCTCTCTCGCCAACATCCGCTGCTTGCATTCCCACTCGTACAGATCATCCCGAGCCTGAGCAAAATCCACATGCAGGCGCCCAGTATCCTTCTTGTCAGTGCTGGAGCCCAGCCTGATGCGATAGCCTGGCAGTGATGACAGCAGTGttcagaggggacaggtgacacACGTCAGGCTCCAACCACCCACCAGTGTCCACCTCTCATTCCTACAGAGCCAGGAAGGCCCTGAGCAGAAGAGGTTAGTGCACAGAAGCAAtgctggaaaaggaaatattGTTAGGGGGGTTGCTGCTATCTGCCTGTGCTTTGCACATCCTAGGCAAGCTCTTACTTGGGATGTTCCTCCTCTAAACAGGTCCGGGGTCTCGAGTAGCAACTGTTTAATTGCATGTAACCTCTTCGTGCTGCGGGACTAAGCCCAGCTGCTCACGTGGGGAAGGCAGAACTGACTTGGATTCTTCCACACTTTCACAAACTGCAGAAgctggggatgggaagggtgAGGTGAGACACGGCAAAGAGAGCAGCACATGGGTGGCGGTAATCTTTGGAACAGCCCCCATCACCCGATGGGAGCGGGGATAAGGTCAGCAAAGATGTACATCCACTGTGTGGGAACTCTTCTCACTGCCACCAAAGTCTGCAGGACTCCTCGTCTGGATGCACAAACGTGCTAAAGGCTCTCCTCCATGGTTAGGAGAAGCACAGGTGGGATgtagggaagaaaatattaactACAGAGAGGCTTTGTACAAAGAACAAACCCAGAAACAATGCTCGCGTGTGGAGGACGCTGATGGCTGTGCACATGACCACGGGTTTGGGCAGGAGGAACTATAATCAGAGAATGCCCGCAGCTGGAGAAGCTGTGCTGGCCATGTAGAAGGGGTAATCGCAAAGAGACACAGCTCTTACTAATGGGACATTGCAAGTCTAACTCAATTCAACAGTCTCTGGAGTGAGATGCAATGCTTACGATTAGCCAAAACAGACTACAGaaagttttctgttattttaaacagCAAAGAGCATTTCCCTCACTTATCTTGACTATCTCATCTCTCTGGAGATAGTACTGTCTTTGGAGGTAATACCCCGGTTTGTTAATACGCTGAAAGGATGAATTTGGAAGGGATTTTTAGCATGAAAATAGAGTATTACTGTATTTTCTAGAATGGTAAAGAGTCAGGTGGAgagcccaggctgctcagggcagatGTAACGAGCAGAGCAAACACGGGCTTGGCTGGAAACGCACAACCTGCCAGTCACAGAGTCTGTGAACACCAACAGCAAGGTCTCTGTCCTCCAGGAAACAAACCTCTTAAAACCCTACAGGCACAGAACAGGGGCTCCCTAGGCAAGGGGAGCCCAGGTGTTTCAGCTCTCATgactaacagggaaaaaaaaataattgatgaaaGTCAAGCACACCATCCAATTAATTGAGAGCAACTGCGAATTTTTATAGGCGTCTTAAACATTATCTACAGAATCAACTGGACACTGCTCCAGGTAAGATGGGGATCTCTGATTGTACCTCATCCCAGTATTTTGCAGAGGTTTGCAGTACCCAAGGTAGCAAAGCATTGCTCTCTCTCCTGTCAGGAGCTGTTTTCATGTATttaagcagaaatgcaaaagcagcagaaCGAGAGGCAAACTGACACAACATTAGACAAATATTCCAATTGCAACAAAGCCTGTCATTATAACCACAAAGAAGTTATTACGTCTCTGTCCCAGAATCTAAGCTGCCATCCGAGATAGAAATACACCTACCAGAAAGATAAAGTGCCTTGTCCACCATGAACTCTTCAGCAAAGCGGATATGACAGAAATTCTTCTTACTCTTCCGAATAGCTATGACTTCCCCGCACTGTTCAAACACTTCCATGATGATCTGCTCGGTTCCGTTTTCCGGCAGGCCTCCAACAAACACCGTCTTGCACCCGGGGGGCCTCTCTCTTGTTGCTGGAGGGGGCAGAtctgaagagaggaggagagagaaagcagaCCAAGTCAGTTTTTGCTTTGTCAGCACATGTTCCTTTCATCTGCCCACCTCTCCCGAGAGACGACCAtaccttcctgccttccttcaaaTGAACACCTCGCATTTGACTTTACTACAGATTACTGCTTGGTAATCTAAAGTCTCGCCTGCCAGAAGCAGGTTGCCGAGTGTGCCCACCTACCACCTCTGACACGGCAGCACCAAGAGAGACCGCATGAGACCGCTGTGACTTGAAGTGTTTCTCCAACACCGAACCCATTCCCATGcccaggtgcccacctggcagtGCAGTGAGACCCTCCCAACTCAGTACATGAAGGCTGAGAAGGACTACGCGCTTGCTGCCTGGTGTTTCTTATGATCTAGAAAATCCTAAATAAATTTCAGTGCTGAGATCTATCGCCCCTGGTTAAGTTCACAGAATTACACtacttacatatttatttaacaaaacagTTGTATTACATTCTTTTAATTCTTTGGCATATTTCCGGCAAAGTTCTTCCAAAAGCAGTtattagattattttctttttctttggaaatggctCCTTTTGGTTCCCACATCAAG
Protein-coding sequences here:
- the ENOX2 gene encoding ecto-NOX disulfide-thiol exchanger 2 isoform X2, which encodes MFADGGRGGAGPGPGGLNHLSFDPASTNKSLQFSGAAGPRVSESQSPAENGSDPGKKRKRGTVPPDGGRNLSLDSIPMGLPMSDPAAWTTAMNNLGMAPMGMTGQPLLPDFDPALGMMTGIPPINPMMPGLGIVPPPIPPDMPAVKEIIHCKSCTLFPPNPHLPPPATRERPPGCKTVFVGGLPENGTEQIIMEVFEQCGEVIAIRKSKKNFCHIRFAEEFMVDKALYLSGYRIRLGSSTDKKDTGRLHVDFAQARDDLYEWECKQRMLAREERHRRRLEEERFRPPSPPPVVHYSDHECSVVAEKLKDDTKFLEAIQTLLTWIERGEVNRRTANNFYSMIQSANSHIRRLVNEKAAHEKEMEEAKEKFKLALSGILVQFEQIVAVYHSASKQKAWDHFTKAQRKNISVWCKQAEEIRNIHNDELMGIRREEEMEMSDEEIEDPSEMKETEESALVSQVEALKEENDSLRWQLDAYRNEVELLKQEQGKASRDEDTTKEQQMKLLQQALQGMQKHLLKVQDEYKKREAELEKVREDKLKIETLLENLKEQQSIADEEDKEREAVDCQGNESSTPRVCACSQEKESPVEKTLSNSPVKSEREVLLVGIISTFLHVHPFGASIEYICSYLQRLDSKCLLYLRPSHPEVPAAQLMLSRDYCQEYLDRAPGESLDLHRGSGSSHDSTPEHVQAGAEWGWGQPREKVEVLWL
- the ENOX2 gene encoding ecto-NOX disulfide-thiol exchanger 2 isoform X6, giving the protein MFADGGRGGAGPGPGGLNHLSFDPASTNKSLQFSGAAGPRVSESQSPAENGSDPGKKRKRGTVPPADGGRNLSLDSIPMGLPMSDPAAWTTAMNNLGMAPMGMTGQPLLPDFDPALGMMTGIPPINPMMPGLGIVPPPIPPDMPAVKEIIHCKSCTLFPPNPHLPPPATRERPPGCKTVFVGGLPENGTEQIIMEVFEQCGEVIAIRKSKKNFCHIRFAEEFMVDKALYLSGYRIRLGSSTDKKDTGRLHVDFAQARDDLYEWECKQRMLAREERHRRRLEEERFRPPSPPPVVHYSDHECSVVAEKLKDDTKFLEAIQTLLTWIERGEVNRRTANNFYSMIQSANSHIRRLVNEKAAHEKEMEEAKEKFKLALSGILVQFEQIVAVYHSASKQKAWDHFTKAQRKNISVWCKQAEEIRNIHNDELMGIRREEEMEMSDEEIEDPSEMKETEESALVSQVEALKEENDSLRWQLDAYRNEVELLKQEQGKASRDEDTTKEQQMKLLQQALQGMQKHLLKVQDEYKKREAELEKVREDKLKIETLLENLKEQESSTPRVCACSQEKESPVEKTLSNSPVKSEREVLLVGIISTFLHVHPFGASIEYICSYLQRLDSKCLLYLRPSHPEVPAAQLMLSRDYCQEYLDRAPGESLDLHRGSGSSHDSTPEHVQAGAEWGWGQPREKVEVLWL
- the ENOX2 gene encoding ecto-NOX disulfide-thiol exchanger 2 isoform X8 gives rise to the protein MFADGGRGGAGPGPGGLNHLSFDPASTNKSLQFSGAAGPRVSESQSPAENGSDPGKKRKRGTVPPADGGRNLSLDSIPMGLPMSDPAAWTTAMNNLGMAPMGMTGQPLLPDFDPALGMMTGIPPINPMMPGLGIVPPPIPPDMPAVKEIIHCKSCTLFPPNPHLPPPATRERPPGCKTVFVGGLPENGTEQIIMEVFEQCGEVIAIRKSKKNFCHIRFAEEFMVDKALYLSGYRIRLGSSTDKKDTGRLHVDFAQARDDLYEWECKQRMLAREERHRRRLEEERFRPPSPPPVVHYSDHECSVVAEKLKDDTKFLEAIQTLLTWIERGEVNRRTANNFYSMIQSANSHIRRLVNEKAAHEKEMEEAKEKFKLALSGILVQFEQIVAVYHSASKQKAWDHFTKAQRKNISVWCKQAEEIRNIHNDELMGIRREEEMEMSDEEIEDPSEMKETEESALVSQVEALKEENDSLRWQLDAYRNEVELLKQEQGKASRDEDTTKEQQMKLLQQALQGMQKHLLKVQDEYKKREAELEKVREDKLKIETLLENLKEQQSIADEEDKEREAVDCQGNESSTPRVCACSQEKESPVEKTLSNSPVKSEREVLLVGIISTFLHVHPFGASIEYICSYLQRLDSKICTAEVEVLMTRLQNTFRQELSGVGASLEKRWKFCGFDGLKMT